One Primulina tabacum isolate GXHZ01 chromosome 10, ASM2559414v2, whole genome shotgun sequence DNA segment encodes these proteins:
- the LOC142506130 gene encoding putative DNA primase large subunit, protein MEIVRRNKASSPGSAKGGAVSTIPLYRSAPAIEVRLEDFELYAIHRLRVLKGISDGLSRGKKVNEMENLVKELWRANMMQVEASEVVNKDVISHFVLRLVYCREEELRKWFLSMESTLFRYRFQLETPEAQRALLVEFDLPYKAVSSAEYESIKDKLNQVVRSIGQPLSTADTIYYKVPFEQVPDLVASRRVFLLKGYAYVATNQVISLLMTQYRSHLSKALVLTNRKWTSMIREQEKDRLTPIIEALSTSYLGPDYNQPKEFAEITLKDIDQVAKSSFPLCMSHLFVKLREDHHLKHGGRMQLGLFLKGVGLNLDDALAFWKTEFSKKVGAERFDKEYAYSIRHNYGKEGKRTDYTPYSCQKIISSTPGVGDHHGCPYRHFSEENLRAALGKMGVGNRAMEEVTDKVRNRHYQLACSLTFEAIHGELCDAGINHPNQYYSDSRKILDSKNKSRGS, encoded by the exons ATGGAAATTGTGAGGCGTAACAAGGCATCCTCGCCGGGATCTGCGAAGGGCGGCGCCGTTTCCACTATCCCGCTGTACCGTTCTGCTCCGGCAATCGAAGTTCGGCTCGAAGATTTCGAGCTTTACGCCATACATCGTCTCCGAG TTCTTAAAGGGATATCAGATGGGTTGTCCCGTGGGAAAAAGGTCAACGAGATGGAAAACCTG GTTAAAGAGTTGTGGAGGGCAAATATGATGCAAGTAGAAGCGTCTGAGGTTGTCAACAAGGATGTCATTTCACATTTCGTGTTGCGCCTCGTTTACTGCAGAGA GGAGGAATTAAGGAAATGGTTTCTTTCCATGGAGTCTACACTATTTCGTTATCGATTTCAACTTGAAACTCCTGAAGCCCAG AGGGCATTGTTGGTAGAGTTTGATCTGCCTTACAAAGCTGTAAGCAGTGCCGAATATGAG AGTATAAAAGACAAATTGAACCAGGTGGTGCGTTCCATTGGACAACCTTTATCCACTG CTGATACAATATACTACAAG GTACCTTTTGAACAAGTTCCTGATCTTGTGGCAAGTCGGCGAGTGTTTCTCCTGAAGGGGTACGCTTATGTTGCAACAAATCAG GTGATATCACTTCTCATGACACAATATCGCAGCCATTTGTCAAAAGCACTTGTATTGACAAACAG AAAATGGACGTCAATGATTAGAGAGCAGGAGAAGGACAGACTAACTCCG ATCATTGAAGCTCTATCGACAAGTTATTTAGGTCCTGATTACAACCAG CCAAAAGAGTTCGCAGAAATAACATTGAAAGATATTGATCAAGTTGCCAAAAGCTCATTCCCTCTCTGCATGAGTCATTTGTTTGTAAAG CTTAGAGAGGATCATCACTTGAAGCATGGAGGACGGATGCAACTAGGTCTCTTTCTCAAG GGTGTCGGACTTAACTTGGATGATGCCCTTGCTTTCTGGAAAACAGAGTTCTCCAAAAAG GTTGGAGCCGAAAGATTTGACAAAGAATATGCATATAGCATACGCCACAATTATGGGAAAGAAGGGAAGAGAACG GATTACACGCCTTATTCATGTCAAAAAATAATATCTTCAACACCAGGAGTTGGGGATCATCATGGATGTCCTTATCGCCATTTCAG TGAGGAAAACTTGAGAGCAGCACTTGGTAAGATGGGAGTAGGCAATCGTGCGATGGAGGAGGTCACTGATAAAGTGCGGAACAGACACTATCAG TTGGCATGTAGCTTGACTTTTGAAGCTATTCACGGGGAATTATGTGATGCGGGAATAAATCATCCAAACCAATATTACAGTGACAGCAGAAAGATATTGGATTCCAAG AACAAATCCAGGGGTAGTTAG
- the LOC142505666 gene encoding zinc finger CCCH domain-containing protein 20-like — MMLGERSHVAPPWTFDAEDPMSISLSPTIAANSFASNIDDYYNGVKPLQVYLPSNNIDVVYPEPDNGGGGDFLVDAHSCDQFRMFEFKVKKCARGKAHDWTDCPFAHPGEKARRRDPKKFHYTANPCPDFRKGSCFKADLCEFAHGVFECWLHPARYRTQPCKDGMNCKRRVCFFAHSPDQLRVLSPRAEPVSSPIESPPMSPMMANSVTDLVLSLRQLQLNKVKSMSSSSWLGAGAGSPPRMMMARNGYLSLPTTPTRPTIGCVDPWDISLCEEERPMMERVESGRNLRAKLFEKLSKENPLERVDQDPQPDPIPELGWVSELVK, encoded by the coding sequence ATGATGCTCGGAGAAAGAAGCCATGTTGCTCCGCCGTGGACCTTCGACGCGGAAGATCCCATGTCCATCTCTCTCAGCCCAACTATCGCTGCTAACTCATTTGCTTCCAATATTGACGATTACTACAACGGTGTGAAGCCGCTTCAGGTCTACCTCCCTTCCAACAACATTGATGTGGTCTATCCGGAGCCGGACAACGGTGGCGGTGGAGACTTCCTGGTGGACGCGCACTCGTGCGATCAGTTCCGGATGTTCGAGTTCAAGGTGAAGAAGTGCGCGCGTGGTAAGGCGCACGATTGGACTGACTGCCCGTTCGCTCATCCGGGGGAGAAGGCCCGGCGGAGGGACCCGAAGAAGTTCCACTACACGGCTAACCCCTGCCCGGATTTCCGCAAGGGGAGTTGCTTCAAAGCCGACTTGTGCGAGTTCGCGCACGGTGTGTTTGAGTGCTGGCTCCACCCCGCCCGCTACCGCACGCAGCCATGCAAGGACGGCATGAACTGCAAGCGCAGGGTCTGTTTCTTCGCCCACTCTCCTGACCAGCTCCGCGTCCTGAGCCCACGCGCGGAGCCGGTCTCTTCCCCGATCGAGTCTCCGCCTATGAGCCCAATGATGGCCAACTCTGTGACCGATCTGGTACTCTCCCTTCGGCAGCTGCAGCTGAACAAAGTGAAGTCCATGTCTTCTTCTTCCTGGTTGGGCGCTGGCGCAGGCTCTCCTCCCAGGATGATGATGGCTCGTAACGGGTACTTGAGCCTGCCCACCACCCCGACCCGGCCCACGATCGGCTGCGTGGACCCATGGGACATCTCTTTGTGCGAGGAGGAGCGGCCGATGATGGAGAGGGTTGAATCTGGGAGAAACCTGAGGGCCAAACTGTTCGAGAAGCTAAGCAAGGAGAATCCTCTGGAACGGGTCGACCAGGATCCGCAGCCGGACCCAATCCCGGAACTGGGCTGGGTATCAGAGCTGGTAAAGTAG